A genomic segment from Hypanus sabinus isolate sHypSab1 chromosome 8, sHypSab1.hap1, whole genome shotgun sequence encodes:
- the LOC132397821 gene encoding general transcription factor II-I repeat domain-containing protein 2-like: protein MVDMTAHLNTLNTALQGKGRTALHMLEDVLAFERKLTVLARDLQKGTLSHFPNLREFKQGHDMIISEYLHSAIIAMQTSFGKRFCEFREEKNTLSFPVTPLSIDPSLLNTTALAGVSQPDLEMELADIADKDIWVSKFRRLTADLEDVARQKAVLAQKHKWSDIENLTDDSLRSCVKMKVTSYSPDVQTLCAEVQEQKSH, encoded by the coding sequence atggtagacatgacagcgcacctgaacacgctgaacacagctcttcaggggaaaggacgtacagccctgcacatgttggaggatgttttggcattcgagcgcaagttgacagtgcttgccagagatttacagaaaggcactttgtctcacttccccaatttgagagagttcaaacaaggtcacgacatgataatttcggagtatttacattctgcaatcatcgcaatgcaaacatcgtttgggaaacgcttctgtgagttcagagaggaaaaaaacacattatccttcccggtcactcccttaagcatcgatccttccctactgaatacgactgcattggcaggtgtgagtcaacctgatcttgagatggaactggccgacatagccgacaaagacatatgggtgtccaagtttagacgcttgacagcagaccttgaagatgttgcccgtcagaaggccgttcttgctcagaaacacaaatggagtgatattgaaaacctcacagatgacagcttgcgatcctgtgtaaagatgaaggtgacatcatacagccctgatgtgcagacgctgtgcgctgaggtccaggagcagaaatcccattaa